The genomic segment TTAACCTGAAAAGATATACAAAATTATCTATGTTATTATAGATTGTCCCAACACAATTTATATGTAAAACTACAGAGTGATTTGCTCAATTCTTCATTGCACAATTAGTAAGAAGTAGAAACAGCATTCTAATTTTTTAAAGCATTGATAAAAGAACTTTGAAACAAACAGGCTGTGCACATGTCAGACTCTCAGCCCTTTTCATAATCATCAACCTATTACGCAGCATATTTTTTGCAAAGATCACTAAATGTTAACTTCTTATGCCACCATATGCATACAGCTGAATGAGCTAGCATCTAATGTTTATGTTGCCATCTTTTAGTAAAATACATAACCAAATAACAAAACAAAATCCTCTCAGAAAAGTAACAGAGAATAATCAATTTAAAACAAAATCAACTGAGTGGAAAAATGCATTCTTGACCACTTTCAGGTGTGACTCAAAGATGAAACACAGCACTTTATTAATGTTATTGaacttcattaaaaaaatatagagagcACACAAAGCTCACAGGATAATAGTTTCCAGCAACAGGCTGGTGCACTTCGATCTTCCACTCCGATCGATAATCTCTTATCTGCAAAAAAGGGTACCTCATGTATTAACATAAAGCTTGCGATAATCTTACACCATTAAGCCATGTATTTTCTGTATTAGTTATCCATTATGCTATCCTTTAGTCCCTTTCATTTTCTAAGCTGGCACACAATTATTTCCTAAGAACTTTGTCTATGGGAAGGACGACAAAAATGCTTTGctgggataaaaaaaaaaaggatacagTGCCGGTGCTGCATACCCTTTTGATGAAATCGCGCCCACTGGAATCAGTATAGAATGTTTTGTTTGTCGCCATGTTTGTAACAATTTCAGTTGCTAGTTCTTTTCCATTTCCATCATCTATTGGTATAGGCCCAACCTATACATGGGAACAATTCGTTCAGAAGATGTTAAATATCTCATGCCaatagagagaagaaaaaagatagagGCAAATTGTCACACAAAATGTGAAGTTTGAAAAACAAACATCTTTAGCAAAGCAAGGCACATCTTATTGACAGAGCACTCACTATGAATTCAGTTTCCACATAGTCCTTCCCCTTGTAAACTCTGTTAATCTGCGCAAAGAATAAAATTTAGAAAGAAGAACATATTGGATAAATACTAATTGATTAACCAAGATTTAAAGAACATAATTAAACTAGTACCGATCATCTCATGTTTCTTCCACAATCGCAAATTAACCAAAAGCGATCTATATGACTAAAATCTGTCATCTACTGATAGACAAATCCTACATACTACTCATACTACTAAAAAATAACTTGATTAAATAATAGTAGTGGACGAGTGTAAATATTGTTGCTAATGAGGAGTATCCTTACATATCTCGGTTATGTAAGGAACGTGAGCTAAAAGAAACATTAAGATCCTTGGGATGTTAAGAAAACAAATAGAATATAGAAGGTCCATAATTGATGATTCAGAAAAGCATCTCTCATAGGAATAACCTGATATATCCATGAATTAATTTGCTGGTGCACTTCATCCAGTATGGGCCCACGCAGAACTGTGAGAGGAGCCTTGAAGTGGGCAAGGTAAATTTAAACAAGGCACATGTTAAATCTCTGTAAAATCCTTAGATCGATACTGCAACTTATATGTTATTCTAGAGAAAATCTGATCCCTTCTTCATACCTGACCCTCAGTCTTGATAGGAACTGTGCCATTAGGGCGAAATATGTATGCTCCGGAAGCCTATAATCCAGGAAAAAGGAAATTAACACCATTACGTGTAAATGCTATTTTCTGGTAAAATGGATGACTTATATAATCTTTAGTGCACCTGAGGATCACTTCCGTTTCCATCCTGTCCAATGTAATACTTGTATTTCTGTTCGAAATTTGCTTCAACCTTGAAATTTGTTAATGCAGTTAGTACAAGAGATTTTAGATCACAACCGAGGCTcaacaaaaaaatcataatctaatacTAAGCAATGCACACATAACCTGCTAGGTAAAGTTATTTTTGGAGACTCAGCTACTAACAATAAGTCTATAGTCATGGGTAATCTTATAAGCATGCAACTTCATTTCTGTAGGATAAAAGCAAGGCAATAAAAAGAAATGTCCAGATTGAATATAAAGAAGAGCAAATTTCAGAAAACCCGGGGTTTTGTGATTGTTGTCTCATAAACCCCAGATATATTGGCTTGTGACACATAACACCGCAATTTGTGGTCCAATTGTATCATAAAACCCCACCCCTAAACAAAACATCAGTTTTTCACATGTGGGTCTCATTCGCAAGCAAGTCCATTTGGCCACTCTTGACACCATGAGTCCGCATCTCCCTTCGTCTTTGAGATCAACGCtcatcaccccccccccctagtcATTGCTCCTTCATTGCTTTCCTCACATGCCCGGGCGTGACCCTGAGCGTAGGTGCCACTGCAACTTGGGAAATTGTCTGAAATTTTGTATTAGAGTATGATTAATTTGCCAATTGTGCTTCAACCATACCGACTTCTTTCGCCCGTAAATTTCCATTCTTCTTGATTCAGATTTTACACGTCATCTGTTTATGATTTAATCTATTACCATCCTAGGTTGGTTGGTGATTACTCTTCTTCCAATGCATTCGTGCATGAGAGGAGAGATGAAGTTGGTTCCTTGTTCTTCTATCTGGATTGCTTGCTGCACCCTATAGGAATTTGCTTGGCTGAATCAGAATTTAGAAGCGCGTGAGAGCAGCTAGGGCTTAGTGAGGGGAGTGGCCATCTGGGGACTCTTGCACCATCGAGCGAGACGGAAGAGTCAACTTTGATTCTAGAACCCAACACCTAAGAAAGCTTTGTTTTATGCTTAGATCCCGAAGGGTGGGGTTTTGTGATACAATTGAACACCCAAATAGCGGGGTTATGTGTCACGAACCAATATACCTCGTGTTTTCTGAGACAACGACCACAAAACCCCAGGTTTTCTAAAATTTACTCTAAAAGATTATGCTTCGGCACATTACCTGAGTCTTACTATCGGAGTACAAAGATAATGCTCCAGCTGCATTATATTGAAGTTTCAAGTGCCCTTGCCCAACTTGTAGGTTACTGCTTTTACTTCCTTGAGGCGAGTATAGAGTGGATTTCGAAGACACAGATGCTGGATTATACATAAAGAATTAGAAAATTATTTTGAGTAATAAGCCTTACGTTGACTCATATAAGGAAGAAAGACATGAAGTCACCTGATTTCTTCGTGTTTGAGACAAAATAAGTATTAAAACCAAGAGGTGGTACAGACACGGGAAAAGCAAGCCAAAACTTGGGCTTTGCACCTGGCAATGTGCCCAGGTAAGCCTTGACATGTTTGTCCCGTATGTTCAATGAGGAAGTAGCCATAGGCAGAAGTTGTGATTCAATTTCTCTTCCTTCAGAATCATGAACAGCAATGGAATCACTGAAAACCTGTCGATTCCATATATTGGTACATTTAATTCATTGTGAAGTGACGCAGCTTCATGgtagaaaaaaaatggaacatTAAAACGCAAGAAATGTCTTCTTTTCCagagaatgaaaaaaaaaattgcatactGGTATACGAAGGACGTCTTCTCGTTTCCACCCAAGAGAGTTGTATACAAGAACAACCTATAAcccaaaaaatgaaaaaaaatgattctATACAATCTTTTTTGGTTAAAAAGTATCATGTGTGGCTTGAAAAAAGTAatgtttttctttaaaaaaaatgcatgagttgagaACAAAACTCACCAAGCTTTTGCCTTTAGGAAAGTCCATCTCAGAAGGAGGGCAATACGTAACATTTAGCAGAAGACACTTAAAAAGGAGATATACAGATATTAGAAATACTAGTCATTTCTAAATAAAAAGGAGAATTTAGAAGGCAATCCATATCAATTATTGTGTCCGTTTTTTTAGGCATGTGCATGCTGTCCTAAACTAGGAAACACTAATCAAATATATTTCACATAGCAACGTAAGGAAAGGAGCTGCCTCCAATTGATCTCAAAAGAAAGTGGCTCTACTTCTCAcatgtaaagaaaaaaaaaaggcgcaAACTAACTTGTGAAAACTTTGTTGTTGGGGATGAGCAACGTGATTTGGAGCCTGACTCAGTCAAGCAAGCAAGAGAAATCGAAACGAGCTCCTGGGCCTGTAAAAAGAATTGGACCAAATGAAGTGATCAAATACCAAAAGAAAGAACATCAAGCATGAATTGCTGGTTTGCATCAATTCTCTCAGGAAGCTTACTCGTGTATATCCAATTGACAATCTCTTTGCATAATCATTTGCAACATGTTGCTTCTCTGTTCCTGTAACAGCATCATGGTGCTGCGCAAGAGCTAGAGCATCACCTAAACTATCTGTTGTGAGACCTGAGCTGTGCCTCCCTTTAAAGAACTCCAGCTGCCTAGCTGCCTGAAGATAGTTGAATTTTAGGTTGATGATGGTCATTAGAAAGCTAGCGCCCAGCATAATGGAAAAAGAATGTCAACACTACCAGATAATATCCACTCATCATGCGGACATATCGTTTTAAGGCAGGTCTGCTTGTGAAGTAACCTGTCCAATACGCATTCGGGTCATCTGCATATCTGGAAGAATAAATACAGTCATAACCATGTGCACACAAAGCAAAGTTAACCATACAAAATTACGCATATAAGATAAAAACATACGGGAAGAAATCATTGGTCTTGAGAGGCCACTGCTCATTTGCAGCATATTTTGCATCAGTATAAATGGAAGGTGTGGAATAAAGAGCATTGACACGACCGTCCTGAGGTATGGTCCAAAACAACAAGCATGTGAGTTTGAACATTTTTAACAGCGTTAGGCTAGAAAACTTCACTATTGTTTACTTATTTGCCAGAAGTATGAAACAATTAAGCACTTATGTTCTTATCTGGCTAGATAACAATGAAAGAAATCAAGTGTATCGCATGATATACAGATATAGATTATTATGGGAGATTGAGAACATTGAAACGCATCAAATGTATTTTGTATACCATAACTAAAAAATCATCATGGAAATAGCTCAGAAGATATGCATTGACGCCATGACCTTTCATGATGGAATGAAAATTAACTGAATAAATACAGTTTTTTGTAATATCCATGTTCATTCTGACCTTGTTCACATAGTGAATTAATTTGTCCATATTTCTGAACCAACTCTCTGCGTATTGGTATTTGAAGTCTGTTCCCATTGTAAACATGATATGGTTTGTCCTCGTGATATTTGCCTacaggaaagaaagaaacaaatacAACTTAGCATGCGAAGCCGTATTTCTGATCAGAACAATAATATTAATTATGAATATTGTAGTTCAAATAACCACTAATAACATGAAATGCAGATAGGTCAAACTTGAAATTAGCAGAGAGCACCCAAGTTGCATTCTCATAAGTCATAAAACTTATCACTGCAATTATCAGATGGCCAGTCCAAACTAAATAAGGTACAGTTTGTAGTAACATCAATCAAAAAACTAGTAGATTTTGTTGCAGTGTAAATAGCTGCAAAGAGAGTACGTCAGCACAAATAAAAAGAGCATGAGCATATTGAGGTTCGAATGTATATGTACCTGTGCTAGAGCTGCAGCAACAAAATCATTTACTCGTTCTTCAACATTATAATCAAAAAGAAAGGGATCATCCTGCATAGAGGAAAGCCAAGTATTGGCTCCTGCCTAGTGCTTGAAATATAAAATAACTCTAGTTCTGATTAGTTTACCTGGACGACAGGGGAATCAGCATCAACTTCAAAATAGAATCCACCAGGAGGTGGTTCATAGTTTTTTGGAAAGATACCAGCAAAGATCTGGAAGAAATGTACAGATTGGTAACATTACAAACAAAATAGAGTATTTCAGAAATTTGAGAAGGTGGGTTAGCACCCACGCATTATGGAATTATTCGTAAATGGAACATCAAATTGAGGTGTGACATGTactttgcaaaaagaaaagggcacTTACATCAGCTGATGAGCCGAAGGTCTTGGAGCCCCTCCATACAACCTCAAGTTCTTTTGTTCCCTTTCGCGTATCACGGTCTTGGTAATCAATCCGGAAGAAATAGAAAGCATCAAATCCTACCTGACAGACAATAAAATGTTTACTGAGCCATCTCTCTTCTAGTAAGTCTAATATGTTCTTTAAACACTGCAGGGGCACCTGTAAATTCAATCAAGAAATTGAGTTCCTTTTATACAATAGTTCTGTTGGGTGGTCGAAAAGTGtgtcaataacattactattgaGGGAAGTGGCAGCCACATGACAATAGATCCTTAATTTCTTATTGTCCGTGCATATATAAGTAGTTATACTATCAATAGAATATCCAGTCCGCAAAAAAAAGGGTAGAATATCCCAACATTTAGGTATTAAGAAAATTCTTAACCAGCTGTTGAGTCAAATTCACTATAATAATAATACAGACATTATTGCTAAAAAGTGTCCATCTTATCATGCAAATGTGACGAACGGGAAAGTAGCAGCACAACATATAAGAAATTTAACTTAGTTGAGCCTGTGAAAGCACTAGCCacatggaataaatataaaGATGTGACATAAACGGATATGGCTACAGCATATTACTTCTGCGCCAAGAAGGTAAGCCTGAACCGCAGAGTGCCCAAACGGATCAATCTGCCAGCCAATCCGTGGAATCTGACCAAACTCCTCCTTGATGAACCTGTGCCCGAGCGTAGTCTGATCGATCATGTCGATGTAGTGTACGGCGGCCTCATCGTGCATGCACATGCCCCCATTTCTTTAACACCAGAAACAATATGTCATTCACCATGTAGCACAGAACAGAAAAAAGGTTGCCAGAGCAACCTACAAAGTGACAGCTTTGTAACAGCAAGGAACATACATTAACTCCAATCGTCCAGAGCTGATGAGCCCCTTCACCGTATCCTTGATCATGTCGTTCTGGTTCCTCCACCATCTCTGGAAGAATGCCTGCAATCGTACAGAAGCCACTGATCAGGAAAAAAACACCATCCAACCAAAGAGAACCCACATTGCACTATCGCAACATGATGCGAAGCATTTGCATGCAGGGTTGTTGATCTAATTTCAATTCTCAGAATCGGCAGCAAGGAACTGAGTCATGTACTAGTTCAGTAGTTCCCCAGGACGAAATGCTCACAGAAACAACAGTATGATTACAGGTAATTGTACATTGCTTCCCACCCCCAAATTCCACGCTCCAAGGTTGCCACAACCCAACTTCTGACGCATCGAGAGTTAGAAACAAGAGAATTATGTTTACCTGCTCCACATAGATGAACTTGCGGTTCTCGTCTTTGAGAAGCGCCGGGATGAGCGAATCCAGCACGTTCTGCACGCACGCCCCCTgcaaccagaaaaaaaaaaatcaaaggaaATTGGATTAGAAAAAACAGAGCAAGGCTGGGAGCGGTGAGCCGAGCCCAGCAGAGAAGGGCGCCTCACCTGGATGGAGTTGTTGGATCCGACGTAGTACTGGTCGACGGTCTTGAGCCAGCCGACGTCGTCGTGGGTGTGGGGCACCACGTGCACGTTGAGCTTCCCCGCCACCACCCCCGCCGACGTGTTGTAGGGGATGTAAACCGCCTCGCCGGTGCCCGCGGCGGCCACGAGGAGGACTTGGAGGAGCAAGACGGGGCCGAGCCGCACGGGGCCCATGGAGGGGGAGCGCCTACGGAAGCTTCTAGAAGCGCGGAGcgggggagggagggggaggcggtGGTGGTCGTCGGGGACTGGCACTCTGGAAGTGGCTGCGACCGGCGGCGCCGTGTCTAAGAAGCAGCGCGAGTGGGGCCCACCTGGCGGTGGGTGGGCGCGAGTAGTTGCGGTTGCGGGCTCGCTGTGCCACGTCAGCCTCCGCGGGGGCGCATTTGCATTGTTCGCATCTCCTTGGAGGAAAGTTCCAGTATAGTTTTATATCCGAAGCAAGATTTCAAgttcgttttaaaaaaaattctcattcACCAGTGAAAGGAtcaaaattcttaaaattttaccgaaattttgtttttttttctctgctcTATGATCCCACGTGTCAgtgaaaaaatccaaaattagatatttcgttctcCTTCAAAATTAgtaaattttaacaaaattttaatctcTGATCTAAAGTTGCTGAGCATAACTCTAGTGGTTGACATGCAGAAAATTACCGGCTTATAAGGGCATGTTTGAACTGGCACaagtttgaattaaaaaaataaatatcacaaaactacactttatAGTtttaattttacaaaactacaattaTTTTATGTTATATATCGTAGAACTAAACTTTTTGTTtatattttacaaaactatagTTTTATCATAACAATTTTGTATGAAACTACACTTCAAAAGATTATAAATCCACATGTATACTCACACTCTCCGTGAGCACGCCATGTTTCCTGTCTATTTAGCCTAGCAAAAGTGtggtttcaaaaataatgttataaagaaaatatagttttgtaaaaaataaaaaaaatgtagttcTATGATCACTTACCCCAAAAAAAGTGTATTTGTGAAATAGAAAAATGTAATTTTACGATAGTTTATCTAGTTTTATGATATTTACTCTTAAGAAATCTAGAATAGAAAAAGGCCGCTGCTGCAAGGAATTGGTGTGCACGTTCCTGGGTGCGTGTTTCGACGAGCACGGGAGGGCCCACGTGCGAAACAGGACCGGATAAGGAGAGCGACGGGTATTCGCAACGACTTTAAAATCGCTGAGATCCGCTATCTTACGCCGAACAGCGGACGCCTCATTTTGGGCTGGGACCCAGATGGCGTATGGGCCAAATCGCCGGTGGTCCGTTGCCGTCACGGCTCCGGATCCACGTAACAATAATTTACAGTTGTTGGAATTATTACGGCCTCGCTTGTTTATACTCCCTCTATTTCTTTCTACAGCATTCGAGAAAGTCTTTGAAGCATATTTTAACTATTAATtttcttacaatatattattaatggctACGAAATTAATATCATTTTAATAGATACgtgaaatatgaatatataatttataaagtttgattttttttaatcttaatATCCCATGTATTTTAAAGCAGAGGAAGTACTATGGAGAATTCGTAGGGAATCATTCGGCCGACGATCCGATTGGAGTGTTCTCACGGTTAACAAAGCAGTGCGATCCGATGTTGCACACGTAAAAGGAACCTACGTCAGGGGCGTAGGGCGTCAGGACTCAGGACCGACTCGTTGGATATTCTTTTCCCTACGTGGAAAGAATACGAAAATAGATGAATTCGACTAATAATTAGTAAACGGTAAGAATATTTCTTGGGaccttgaaattatctttttttttcttttactagtTGAATATCTGTGCGTTGCAACGGAAGCCAAAAATCTGCACACGATAATATTATTGACTCATTTAAAATCAGCCATCATCGTGAAAGTATATTTCAAGTTATAATATTGTTAATATTGTTGAAGTACTGTAAAATCAAAGACATTATTCTAAACACTAGATAATATACCGTCGTACAACCAAGTTACATCTTTATTCGAGCATACACTAAACACTTATTAAAAACATGAGAAAAGGAAATTCAAGCTAAACGTTGGTGTCAAACATAACAAAGTATAACAATAAATGTAAACTTATGCAGTGAAATTCAAGTTACCAAGTTTAAGGTAGGTGTAAAACTATAATTCGAACTCACAAGGTCAACTGTAACATGATTTTTTGGGTACTTCTATGTGAGCTTTCGTATCCAAGTCGGCATTATTACAGAGAATATCAGTGTGACGTTGTGAAGGCACTCTCTCCAAAATTGTCTCAACATCTTGATCAAAACCAACTGACAACATCCAGTCTGCTTCATCAAGAACAACAAATTTGATCTCTG from the Phragmites australis chromosome 19, lpPhrAust1.1, whole genome shotgun sequence genome contains:
- the LOC133900069 gene encoding probable alpha-mannosidase At5g13980, with the protein product MGPVRLGPVLLLQVLLVAAAGTGEAVYIPYNTSAGVVAGKLNVHVVPHTHDDVGWLKTVDQYYVGSNNSIQGACVQNVLDSLIPALLKDENRKFIYVEQAFFQRWWRNQNDMIKDTVKGLISSGRLELINGGMCMHDEAAVHYIDMIDQTTLGHRFIKEEFGQIPRIGWQIDPFGHSAVQAYLLGAEVGFDAFYFFRIDYQDRDTRKGTKELEVVWRGSKTFGSSADIFAGIFPKNYEPPPGGFYFEVDADSPVVQDDPFLFDYNVEERVNDFVAAALAQANITRTNHIMFTMGTDFKYQYAESWFRNMDKLIHYVNKDGRVNALYSTPSIYTDAKYAANEQWPLKTNDFFPYADDPNAYWTGYFTSRPALKRYVRMMSGYYLAARQLEFFKGRHSSGLTTDSLGDALALAQHHDAVTGTEKQHVANDYAKRLSIGYTRAQELVSISLACLTESGSKSRCSSPTTKFSQCLLLNVTYCPPSEMDFPKGKSLVVLVYNSLGWKREDVLRIPVFSDSIAVHDSEGREIESQLLPMATSSLNIRDKHVKAYLGTLPGAKPKFWLAFPVSVPPLGFNTYFVSNTKKSASVSSKSTLYSPQGSKSSNLQVGQGHLKLQYNAAGALSLYSDSKTQVEANFEQKYKYYIGQDGNGSDPQASGAYIFRPNGTVPIKTEGQAPLTVLRGPILDEVHQQINSWIYQINRVYKGKDYVETEFIVGPIPIDDGNGKELATEIVTNMATNKTFYTDSSGRDFIKRIRDYRSEWKIEVHQPVAGNYYPVNLGIYVEDGSKELSVLVDRSVGGSSIKDGQIELMLHRRLLHDDGRGVAEALNETVCLDDQCEGLVIEGKYYLKIDPKGEGARWRRTFGQEIYSPLLLAFSEQDGGNWANSHISKFSAMDPTYSLPDNVALLTLQELEDGSVLLRFAHLYEAGEHKDLSALASVDLKRVFPNNKIGKVIETSLSANQERAAMEKKRLKWKVEGPPADEKVVRGGPVDPSKLVVELGPMEIRTFIISFGHSISGKQLL